The DNA sequence GTGACGGAAGTCGAACCGATCCATCAAAGAATTGAAGAACTGGTGAAGATACTCGATACCCCCACCCCGCAGGTTGAAATCATGGCGAAAGTGGTCGATATGGACATATCCGCATCTCAGGGACTCGGCATAAACTGGACCCTGAAAGGTCTGGAAAGCCGCGTGGTTCAAGCCGATGTCTCGGTCAATAAAGAACCGACGGTTGTCGGATTCAGTGAATTCCACATCGGTACGGTTCCTTCATTGGCTCAATTGGATGCATTGATAAGCATGCTCGAAGAAAACGGAAAGGCGCAGACGATCTCGGCACCGCGTATCACTGCAGTCGACAACGAAGAAGCAAAACTTCTGGGAGGTCAAAGATTCGGAATTCCGACAAGAGACATCTCCGGGAATACGGTGATTCAGATGTACACGGTCGGTACTAAATTGGAAGTTACGCCTCACATTAATTCACTTGAAGAAATTACCATGGAAATTCATGCCGAGGTCAGTGAACTCGATCGCGCCTCAGCCCTCGCCGGAAGACCGATCATCACCACTTCTGAAGCAGACTCCAAAGTTCTGGTCAAAGACGGCAACACCGTCGTCATCGGCGGATTTATCAGAAGAAAAGAGACCAAAACCGTGCGCGGCATTCCCATCTTAAAGAACATTCCTATTCTCGGTGCGCTCTTCAGAGAAACAACCACTTCAGTCGAAGACCGTGAACTTCTCATATTCATTACGCCTAATTTAATAAGATAGTTATTCAGAGTCTGAAAGTTCCGCACGGCTACATGCGGTCTCTTGATGAAAATTGTTGGAGGTCTGAAAAAAGGTAGAACCTTAAAAGCAGCAAAAAAAGGATTCAGGCCGACCAGGGCTTTAGTTCGCGAGGCGATATTTAATATTATTCAAAACAAAATACCGGAAAGTGAAGTATTGGATATATTTGCAGGGAGCGGCGCTCTGGGATTGGAAGCATTGTCTCGGGGCGCAAAAACCTGCATCTTCATCGAACGGCAACCTAAAACACTGATCAAGAACATCAACACTCTTTCTTTAAAAAAGAATACAAAGATCATCGGCAAAGACTTCCGGGCGGCGCTCAGAAAAATCCGAGAAAAAAAATTCGACGTAATTTTCCTCGACCCGCCCTACAGAAAAAAATATCTCGAGACGACACTCAATCTGATCGTGAAGTATACACTGCTTAAAACCGAAGGAGTAATAGTGGCAGAGCACTCTTCTGATGAAGAGATAATCTTTCCGGAACAACTTTCCATCTTGAAAAGAAGACACTACGGCAACACCGCAGTCACCTTTTTCGAAAAACAGGTGGACAAAGAAAAGATAAACACAGAATGAAGAAAAAAATAAAAAGCAACGTAAAAAAAGCAATATATGCAGGAACCTTCGACCCGATAACATTCGGTCATATCGATGTCGTCAACCGGGCGGTTAAGATTTTCGATAAGGTAATCATCGGAGTAAGCGCCGGTCCTAAAAAGACACTCTTCACCCAGAAAGAACGGGTTGAATTGGTGAAAGCAGTATTCAAAAACCACAAAAAGATTGAAGTTGCAGGATTCTCTTCCCTTCTGGTGGACTTCGCTCGAAAAATCGGAGCAACGACCATTATCAGGGGGATAAGAGCGGTTTCAGACTTTGACTATGAACTCCAATTGACCTTGATGAATCGTAAGTTAGCCTCCAGGATTGAAACGATATTCTTGATGCCCTCGGAAAAATACATCTTCATAAGTTCCTCCCTGGCAAAAGAAATTGCTTCGCTGGGAGGCGATGTCTCACAAATTGTGCCGGAAATCGTGGCGAAAACCCTTATAAGGAAATTGAAAAAATAAGCCCGGGGTCATACCCCTTGATTTTTTAAAAATTTTCTGTATCTTATTAATAAGGAGGACCAATGAATAAAGTGTTCACATTTTTTATTTTAGGCCTGCTGTTTCTCGTATATGCAAAAGAGCCGGAACAGAAACCAAAACATCAGGTGGAAGAGATAGTCTTCAACTTCATAAAAGATTTAAAAAACGACGTATACGCGGAAAACATCTACTACTTCGAAGCCGATACCGAACTGACAAAAGAAGAAAGAGAATATTATTTCCGCAGATTGGAGAAATATGTAAGAAACAACACCTGGTCACTCTATTTCACCATAATCGACATATATAACGGACACGAAGATATGGCTGACGTTATCCTGAAGGCGAAATCAGGTGACCTCGTCGTCTTCTGCCTCGGATTTTGGTATGATGTCAACCGATGGGAACTCGATGCTTATGAATTTCCGGCATTGACATTCGACCGCCCTGAGGATCAATCTTATGAAGATTATGTCCAGCAAATAATCGACGACGCCAAAGCGGTGGGAGTCGAATATTCCAAACGAGAGACGATAAAAAAGCAGGGAACATATTACATAGAATATAAATAATCTCAAACGGAAAATCTTTATCAAACCGCTCCTTTCTCCACAGTTTCAACTTAAGGTGGAAATATATGTGTATATGCATAATTTCCAATTATGAACATCCTGTAAACAACGGCCGGGTGTTTTGATAGAAACTTCCTCGATATTGACTCTTTTTCTGTAATTAATATAATTATCTTCTATATGAAATTCATCGATGAAGCGAAAATTTTTGTCACCGCGGGCAAAGGCGGCAATGGATGCATATCATTCCGTCGGGAAAAATTCGTTCCCAGAGGCGGACCAGACGGCGGAGACGGCGGCGCAGGCGGCTCAGTATATCTCATCGGTAAAAAAGAGCTGGGGACATTATACGATCTGCGTATAAAGCCGCACTACCGCGCCGGACGTGGAAGCCACGGGAAAGGAAAAAATATGTCGGGCAAGGCGGGAAAAGACGTCCTCATCCCGGTTCCCCTAGGAGTCGTCGTTTACCACGGGAAAAAAGTACTCGGCGAAATTCTCTTTGACAACCAGAAATTACTCATTGCAAAAGGCGGAAAAGGCGGTCGTGGTAACCGCCACTTTGTCACGGCGACGAACCAGACGCCGCGCTGCGCCGAACCGGGAGCTGAAGGTGAAAAAAGAACAATAAAACTCGTCCTGAAATTGATTTCAGACATCGGCCTGGTCGGTTTCCCGAATGCCGGAAAATCAACTTTATTGAGAGCCATGACCGACGCCAACCCGAGAATCGGCGATTATCCTTTTACAACCCTTGCTCCCAATTTAGGCGTAATCAAAAACAACTACAAGAATATCGTAATCGCCGACATGCCCGGTATTATCGAAGGAGCCCACGCGGGAAAAGGTCTGGGACATCAATTTCTCCGTCACATCGAACGTACGAAAAAATTGCTCTTGATAATCGACATCACATCTTCAGACCCCTTGTATCAATATAACTCTTTGCTGACCGAGTTCAGAAAATATAGTAGAGCACTGTTGAGAAAAGAACGGATTGTCATCTTTAATAAAATTGATCTTGTGGATATGATACCGGATTACAAATTAAAGGAAGAAATTTTTTACATCTCGGCGTTGAAAGGTACAGGTGTAAAAGAGCTGATTGAATTTATAAACAGATGAAGATCCGATTCAAGCAGGACAAAAAAACCATCCTTAAATTACTCGAAACATCGGGGATAAAAAGACGACTGAGGATACTGGATCGATTGAATGGAGTCAATGAAAAAGACAGTATAAACATACTCTTGAAAGTACTGGAAGATAATTCATGGGTGATGCGTGAAAAGGCGGCTTATAAATTAGCTGAATATGGAAACAGGGTGGTCCAGCGTTTAATCAGGCTCCTCAAACGCGGTTTCTGGTATACCCGTGCTGCAGCATGCTTGACTCTGGGAGAGATCGGTAACATCAAAGCACTGGAAGCAATCGTCACCCTCATATTGGACGACGACAATCCCACAGTGATAAAAGAGGCATCATCGGCATTATTGAAACTGGCAAGAAAAGAACCGGTTCTCTTCGCCGACGGACTGAAAAATCTATCCCTGATACAGGAAAAGAAGAAAGAAATATTAAAAATAATAGAAGATGCCGAACCAGAGCTCTACACCGTTATTATGAAAGAGTTGGAAAATGAATGATGAACTCCTTGATTTATTGACCCTGTTGTCAATCGAAAAGCTCACGGAAAAAAAACTCTTTATTCTGTTTAAAAGATTCAACAGCCCTGAAAAGATAAGAAACGCAGAAATAGAAGAACTCAGTGCACTCGTCGGCTCCGAGATCGCGAAAAAGATTAAACTGAAACAGGTGGACGACAGGATCAAGAAAAGATATGATACTGTAAGAAAAACGGGCGCCATGATAGTTCCTTATTATTCTCCTGCATACCCTTCCTGGTTGAAGAAGATTGAATACTTCCCTCCGATTCTCTTTATCCGGGGTGAGATAAAAATAGAAGACGAACTGTCGATCGCCGTAATAGGAACCCGCGGTGCAACGGTTTACGGTAAGACCATTGCTGAAAATTTTGCGGCGGAATTCGTCAAAGCCGGAATCACCGTAGTAAGCGGTATGGCACGGGGGATTGACACCGCCGCCCACAGATCGGCATTAAAAAACGGCGGTAGAACCATCGCGGTGCTGGGCTGCGGCATCAACATCTGTTATCCTCCTGAAAATAAAAGATTAATGGAAGAAATAATCGAAAACGGTGCGGTGATTTCAGAATTCAACCTCGATACCCCTCCCCTCGCCCACAATTTTCCGAAACGCAACCGCATCGTGTCCGGGCTGTCAAAAGCCGTGGTAGCCATAGAGGCGAAAGAAAAATCCGGTGTTATGAATACGGTGAACTGGGCGCTGGATCAGAACAAGGACGTCTTCGCCATTCCGGGCAACATCTATTCAAAGGCGTCAAGTGGAACCAATCGTCTGATAAAAGAAGGCGCCATTCCTGTAACCTCTGCCGCTGAAGTGCTGGAATCCCTGGGCATCAAACATCCAAAAACAGATAAGACAAAAAAAGATATCATCCTGACCGATGTAGAAAAAAGAATCTGGGAGAATTTGTCGTCTGATCCGATATACCTCGACACCCTGTCGGAAAGACTCAATCAACCTACGGGGTCAATTCTCAATGTCCTGCTCTCCCTGGAGATAAAAGGGGTGGTCGAGCAACTACCAGGAATGATGTTCGTAAAAAAATTCGATTATTTTGATTGATGGAACTTTATTCTTTATGTACCTATTTCCCAGGACGATAAATACCGCTTCTGTTCCGGCGTCAGCTGATCAATCTTGATCCCCATTGATTTCAGTTTAAGACGCGCTATCCGCTCATCAATACGTAAAGGAAGATTATAAACTTTTTTTTCGAGTTTCGGATGTTTAAAGATGTATTCGACCGCCAACGCCTGGTTGGCGAACGACATATCCATAACCATTGCGGGATGTCCCTCTGCAGCCGCCAGATTCACCAACCGTCCTTCAGAAAGCAGATAAATCCTCTTACCGTTCCTTAAGGTATACTCCTCACAGAACTCCCGAACCCGCCGTCTTTTTTTAGCCAATTTTTTCAGCGCCTTTTTGTCGATCTCAACATCAAAGTGTCCTGAATTGCCGATTATGGCACCGTCCTTCATCTTGAGCATATGCTCTTTTCGTATTACGTTGATATCACCGGTTACCGTAATGAAAACGTCGCCGATGCGGGCGGCTTCAATCATCGGCATCACCGCATAACCGTCCATCTGCGCCTCAAGCGCTTTAACCGGGTCAACTTCGGTCACAACCACATGGGCACCGTGTCCTTTCGCCCTCATTGCAAGACCTCTGCCGCACCATCCATATCCGGCGACCACAAAGGTGCTTCCACTGATCAGAATATTCGTTGCTCTCAAGATACCGTCGATTGTTGATTGACCCGTGCCATAGCGGTTGTCGAAAAGATGTTTTGTTAAAGAATCATTAACCGCGATTATCGGAAACCGCAGTACTTTATCCCTTTCCATCTGCTTCAATCTTATGACGCCGGTCGTCGTCTCCTCGGTTCCTCCAAGCACCCCTTCTATTTTCTTCTTGTGGACGGTTGAGATCAAATCCGCTCCGTCGTCAATAAGCACCTCAGGTTTATTCTTGAGCACCTGTGCCATATTATGATAATATTCACTCCGTGACTCGCCGTTGCGGGCGAAAACTCCGATACCATCCATTGCCAGAGCCGCGGCGACATCATCCTGTGTTGAAAGAGGATTTGATGCGGTCAGAAAAACATGGGCGCCGCCGGCTTTCAATGTTCTGATTAAATTTGCGGTTTCCGTCGTAACATGAAGGCAACAGCCGATACGACGATTCTTTAAAGGTTTCTGTTTTTTGAATCTTTTTCGAATCAAACGCAGCACAGGCATCTTTGATTCAGCCCATTCGATTCTTTTATTGCCCTGTGGTGCAAGTTTTTTATCCTTGATATTAAATCTCATTTTTCTTCCCCTTTTAATAAATGAATCAGATGACTGAAGTTCTATATTTATTCGATCAACCGATACCTGCTTCGCGCTTAATCGCCTCAGCCATGTCACAGATCTCCCAGGTGAACCCTTCTTCTTCCCGTCCGAAGTGACCGTAGCAAGCAGTACGTCTGTATATCGGTCTTCTCAGTTTCAATTTGTCGATTATACCCTGGGGAGTGAAGTCAAAGAGCTTCTTCAAAATTGCAACGATCTTTGATTCGTCGATCTTTGAGGTACCGAAAGTATTCACTGAAATTGCAATCGGATCGGCGACACCGATGGCGTAAGAGAGCGAGACCTCAACCTTTTCGCACACATCGGCGGCGACGAGGTTCTTCGCAACATAACGTGCCATATAAGAAGCCGAACGGTCCACCTTGGTCGGGTCCTTACCAGAAAAGCAGCCGCCACCGTGATGTCCGATACCACCATAGGTGTCGACCATAATCTTTCTGCCGGTGAGTCCTGTATCTCCCTGAGGACCGCCGATAACAAACCTTCCCGTCGGATTTATCAAAATCTTTGTCCGGTCATCGAGCAATTCTCCGGGAACAATCTTTTCAATAACGTACTTTTTCAAATCCGCATGAAGTTTCTCATTGCTCACGTCCACATGATGTTGGGCAGATAAAATTATCGTGTGGATTCTCAGTGGTTTTCGGTCTTCATACTCAACCGTTATCTGGGTTTTACCGTCCGGATGGAGATAATCAACGACATTCGCCTTCCTTATTTCACTCAGCTGACGGACGACTTTATGGGCGAGGATTATCGGTAAAGGCATCAGTTCCGGCGTCTCGTTCGTCGCATAGCCGTACATCATCCCCTGATCCCCGGCACCGCCGATGTCGACCCCCATTGCAATGTCCTTGGATTGTTCCTGGATGGCGGTGATCACCGAACAGGTCTCGGCATCAATGCCCATATCCGTATCCGTATAACCGATCTCATATAAAAGAGAACGTACAATATCAGCGATACTTACATAACAATTTGTTGAAATCTCTCCCGAGACAAAAATCAACCCTCTTGTCGCGAGTGTCTCCAGCGCCACACGACCGAACGGGTCTTTTTCCAGGATTGCATCGAGCACTGCATCTGATACCTGATCACAGATTTTATCAGGATGCCCTTCAGTAACTGATTCAGCAGTTATAAAATATCGCGCCATTTGCCTCCTTTGGTTAATTATAAACAAATTTTTCTGTAAATCAAGAGCGTAATGCAATTGCGTTGACAATATCTTTAAATTTATTATAATAATCAAAAGGATGGTGTAATGAATACTCTGATATTAACTTTTTTTATGTTCAGCGGCATCAGCGGTAAGATCCAAGGATCTGTCGTGGACGCCGACACGAAAGAACCGCTTCCTTACGTCAATGTAATAATCCAGGAAACCGAAATGGGAACCGCTACTGATGAAGACGGCTATTTCTACATTCTTAATGTGGCTCCGGGTACGTACACGATTGAAGTATCCTGTGTGGGTTATCAGACAAAACGGATTGAAAATGTGGTTGTCGAATTCAATAGAACAGCCCGACTGGAGGTGGAACTCACCCAGACACCGATCGAAATCTCGCCGGTGACGGTCACCAGTAAGATGCCCGCGGTAAAAAAAGACTATGTCGGTGCGACATACATCGTGAGAAAAACAGAACTACCGCACCTACCGTTTGACTACACCGCTGAACTTGTCTCTTTTCAGGCAGGGGTCGCCCATTCTGATACGGCGATCCACGTACGGGGAGGAAGAGCGACCGAAGTTCAATATATGATCGACAATGTTCCGATTGTCGATCCTCAAACCGGCGACCTGGCGATAAATATATCCAAGGGAATCGTCGACGAAATTATCTTTCTACCCGGAGGTTTTGATGCGGAATACGGCAGGGCGATGTCAGGAGTGATCAATTTAATAAGCGTACACCCGGAAGACCGACTGAAATTATCCGCCTACGCAAAGACTGAAAAGATCATGCCGTTCTACTACGACTTCGGTTATCAAAACTACCGTTCATCCATCCATCTTCCCTTTTCAAAGAGTTTCAAAGGTTTGATCTCCGCCGATGTAATGCATACGGACGACTGGGACCCGAAACTGTACATCCTGCCGCATAAGTGGCGTGATGATTACGCCCTCTACAGCAAATGGAGTCTCAGCCCATCAGGGAAATTGAAACTGGTGCTGAGTGGAGCTCTGTCGCGGATGCAATTTGATCGTTACAACACCCTCTGGCAATTCCACCTCGATCACTACCGGTCTGATATGCGAAAAGGCAACCTGCAGATTTTCAATCTGAATTACCTGCCCACTACCCGCTCTCTCTTCACCCTGACCACAAGCAGATTATATACAGAAAGAATATACGGTGTACGAAACAGCGATGATAAAGGACCTTTCAATGACTTCTCTTTCAAAGCATACGAAGAGCTGGAATGGCCCCGCGGAAGTGTGGATAATCCTTTCGGCGCCGTTTACCGACGGATCATCTGTGAAGGAGATTATCCTGAATATCAACGAAAATCCACCCAGATTATAAAGACCAATCTAAACGGCGACCTGCAGATGCACAAATATCACGAAGTGAAGTTCGGGTCGGAATATACTTATCAGGAGTTGACAAACTTCACGTATTTTATAAGTGATTCCCAGTCTCCGATTGTCGACGATTACCAACATCACCCAAAAGAATATGCCGTTTATCTTCAGGATAACATAGACTACAAAGGTGTCTATGCAAAAATCGGCTGCCGATACGACTATTTTTCGTGGGATATAGAAGGGATCGAACCGAAAACGGCGATCTCACCCCGATTCGGGTTCTCTTTCCTGGTCACGGAAAAGTTCCTTTTCCGTGCCAATATAGGAAGATATGTGCAACCCCCTTTATATGATTATATTTACAGCTACTACACCCTGCTGCCCCTGCCGTCGTATATAAAGGATATTCCACCGGTCGGAAATCCCGACATCGGCCCGGAAAAGACGATAAGCTATGAAATAGGGCTTCAGGGTGAAATCAAAGAAAATCTGAATCTGACGATCAATTCCTTTTTTAAAGACGTCTCCGACCTCATCGGCACCAGATATATAAATGTCGGCGCCCAGAATTATGTCTCTTATTTTAATGTAGAGTATGCGAATATCAAAGGACTGGAAGCGATTCTGGCGTTCTCAAATTCCCTTTTCAACGGGAAAATATCTTATACCCTATCCTGGGCGCGGGGTAC is a window from the candidate division WOR-3 bacterium genome containing:
- the rsmD gene encoding 16S rRNA (guanine(966)-N(2))-methyltransferase RsmD; this encodes MKIVGGLKKGRTLKAAKKGFRPTRALVREAIFNIIQNKIPESEVLDIFAGSGALGLEALSRGAKTCIFIERQPKTLIKNINTLSLKKNTKIIGKDFRAALRKIREKKFDVIFLDPPYRKKYLETTLNLIVKYTLLKTEGVIVAEHSSDEEIIFPEQLSILKRRHYGNTAVTFFEKQVDKEKINTE
- a CDS encoding pantetheine-phosphate adenylyltransferase, whose product is MKKKIKSNVKKAIYAGTFDPITFGHIDVVNRAVKIFDKVIIGVSAGPKKTLFTQKERVELVKAVFKNHKKIEVAGFSSLLVDFARKIGATTIIRGIRAVSDFDYELQLTLMNRKLASRIETIFLMPSEKYIFISSSLAKEIASLGGDVSQIVPEIVAKTLIRKLKK
- the obgE gene encoding GTPase ObgE, with product MKFIDEAKIFVTAGKGGNGCISFRREKFVPRGGPDGGDGGAGGSVYLIGKKELGTLYDLRIKPHYRAGRGSHGKGKNMSGKAGKDVLIPVPLGVVVYHGKKVLGEILFDNQKLLIAKGGKGGRGNRHFVTATNQTPRCAEPGAEGEKRTIKLVLKLISDIGLVGFPNAGKSTLLRAMTDANPRIGDYPFTTLAPNLGVIKNNYKNIVIADMPGIIEGAHAGKGLGHQFLRHIERTKKLLLIIDITSSDPLYQYNSLLTEFRKYSRALLRKERIVIFNKIDLVDMIPDYKLKEEIFYISALKGTGVKELIEFINR
- a CDS encoding HEAT repeat domain-containing protein, yielding MKIRFKQDKKTILKLLETSGIKRRLRILDRLNGVNEKDSINILLKVLEDNSWVMREKAAYKLAEYGNRVVQRLIRLLKRGFWYTRAAACLTLGEIGNIKALEAIVTLILDDDNPTVIKEASSALLKLARKEPVLFADGLKNLSLIQEKKKEILKIIEDAEPELYTVIMKELENE
- the dprA gene encoding DNA-protecting protein DprA — its product is MNDELLDLLTLLSIEKLTEKKLFILFKRFNSPEKIRNAEIEELSALVGSEIAKKIKLKQVDDRIKKRYDTVRKTGAMIVPYYSPAYPSWLKKIEYFPPILFIRGEIKIEDELSIAVIGTRGATVYGKTIAENFAAEFVKAGITVVSGMARGIDTAAHRSALKNGGRTIAVLGCGINICYPPENKRLMEEIIENGAVISEFNLDTPPLAHNFPKRNRIVSGLSKAVVAIEAKEKSGVMNTVNWALDQNKDVFAIPGNIYSKASSGTNRLIKEGAIPVTSAAEVLESLGIKHPKTDKTKKDIILTDVEKRIWENLSSDPIYLDTLSERLNQPTGSILNVLLSLEIKGVVEQLPGMMFVKKFDYFD
- a CDS encoding adenosylhomocysteinase, whose protein sequence is MRFNIKDKKLAPQGNKRIEWAESKMPVLRLIRKRFKKQKPLKNRRIGCCLHVTTETANLIRTLKAGGAHVFLTASNPLSTQDDVAAALAMDGIGVFARNGESRSEYYHNMAQVLKNKPEVLIDDGADLISTVHKKKIEGVLGGTEETTTGVIRLKQMERDKVLRFPIIAVNDSLTKHLFDNRYGTGQSTIDGILRATNILISGSTFVVAGYGWCGRGLAMRAKGHGAHVVVTEVDPVKALEAQMDGYAVMPMIEAARIGDVFITVTGDINVIRKEHMLKMKDGAIIGNSGHFDVEIDKKALKKLAKKRRRVREFCEEYTLRNGKRIYLLSEGRLVNLAAAEGHPAMVMDMSFANQALAVEYIFKHPKLEKKVYNLPLRIDERIARLKLKSMGIKIDQLTPEQKRYLSSWEIGT
- a CDS encoding methionine adenosyltransferase, with the protein product MARYFITAESVTEGHPDKICDQVSDAVLDAILEKDPFGRVALETLATRGLIFVSGEISTNCYVSIADIVRSLLYEIGYTDTDMGIDAETCSVITAIQEQSKDIAMGVDIGGAGDQGMMYGYATNETPELMPLPIILAHKVVRQLSEIRKANVVDYLHPDGKTQITVEYEDRKPLRIHTIILSAQHHVDVSNEKLHADLKKYVIEKIVPGELLDDRTKILINPTGRFVIGGPQGDTGLTGRKIMVDTYGGIGHHGGGCFSGKDPTKVDRSASYMARYVAKNLVAADVCEKVEVSLSYAIGVADPIAISVNTFGTSKIDESKIVAILKKLFDFTPQGIIDKLKLRRPIYRRTACYGHFGREEEGFTWEICDMAEAIKREAGIG
- a CDS encoding TonB-dependent receptor → MNTLILTFFMFSGISGKIQGSVVDADTKEPLPYVNVIIQETEMGTATDEDGYFYILNVAPGTYTIEVSCVGYQTKRIENVVVEFNRTARLEVELTQTPIEISPVTVTSKMPAVKKDYVGATYIVRKTELPHLPFDYTAELVSFQAGVAHSDTAIHVRGGRATEVQYMIDNVPIVDPQTGDLAINISKGIVDEIIFLPGGFDAEYGRAMSGVINLISVHPEDRLKLSAYAKTEKIMPFYYDFGYQNYRSSIHLPFSKSFKGLISADVMHTDDWDPKLYILPHKWRDDYALYSKWSLSPSGKLKLVLSGALSRMQFDRYNTLWQFHLDHYRSDMRKGNLQIFNLNYLPTTRSLFTLTTSRLYTERIYGVRNSDDKGPFNDFSFKAYEELEWPRGSVDNPFGAVYRRIICEGDYPEYQRKSTQIIKTNLNGDLQMHKYHEVKFGSEYTYQELTNFTYFISDSQSPIVDDYQHHPKEYAVYLQDNIDYKGVYAKIGCRYDYFSWDIEGIEPKTAISPRFGFSFLVTEKFLFRANIGRYVQPPLYDYIYSYYTLLPLPSYIKDIPPVGNPDIGPEKTISYEIGLQGEIKENLNLTINSFFKDVSDLIGTRYINVGAQNYVSYFNVEYANIKGLEAILAFSNSLFNGKISYTLSWARGTSSYAKEVWERRYIDPEFTPATEEYDLDFDQRHRIFIQGVVKLPLQANLYLFGYLGDGFPYTPPGPEGKFEERNILRLPFQKQFDCVISKSVKFNKFSLMINLEVINLFDQRYEVTPHFPVIPVESIKKEDFEHDPPYIDIHNSYYNPGADGNHDGLIEPSEEFINFRELISWTDDWVNAYTAPRRARLGISINF